One segment of Mobula birostris isolate sMobBir1 chromosome 29, sMobBir1.hap1, whole genome shotgun sequence DNA contains the following:
- the LOC140190003 gene encoding ras-like GTP-binding protein RHO, with translation MSLRKKLVVVGDGGCGKTSLLFVLSRDQFPEGYIPTIFDTYVADIVVDERQVELALWDTAGQEDYDRLRPLSYPDTHVILLCFSIDSPDSLWNIPEKWVPEVRHFCPGVPVLLVGNKKDLRADERTRRELARSKKEPVRWEEGRTVAEKIGAHAYLECSAKTKDGVWEVFETATRATLKDAEPGCFKFSCAVM, from the coding sequence ATGAGCttgaggaagaagctggtggtggTTGGAGACGGGGGCTGCGGTAAGACCAGCCTGCTGTTCGTACTGAGCCGGGACCAGTTCCCTGAGGGTTACATCCCCACCATCTTTGACACCTACGTGGCGGATATCGTGGTGGACGAGAGGCAAGTGGAGCTGGCGCTGTGGGACACGGCGGGCCAGGAGGACTACGACCGCCTGCGACCCCTCTCCTACCCCGACACCCACGTCATCCTGCTCTGCTTCTCGATCGACAGCCCCGACTCCCTGTGGAACATCCCGGAGAAGTGGGTGCCCGAGGTCAGGCACTTCTGCCCCGGCGTGCCCGTGCTGCTGGTGGGCAACAAGAAGGACCTGCGCGCCGACGAGCGGACCCGGCGGGAGCTGGCCCGCAGCAAGAAGGAGCCGGTGCGGTGGGAGGAGGGCCGGACCGTGGCCGAGAAGATCGGCGCCCACGCCTACCTGGAGTGCTCGGCCAAGACGAAGGACGGCGTCTGGGAGGTGTTCGAGACCGCCACCCGGGCCACGCTGAAGGACGCGGAGCCCGGGTGCTTCAAATTTTCGTGCGCGGTGATGTAG